One Ornithinicoccus hortensis genomic window, ATGCCCAGCGCCAGGGTGGGGATGAAGCTGGCGTTCGCGGCCGCGTTGTTGGCCGCCTCGGGCCCGGCCACGCCCTCCGGCGCGCCCTTGCCGATCTCGTCCTTGTGCTTGCTGACCTGCTTCTCCACGCCGTAGGACATGAAGGTCGCCAGGGTCGCCCCGGCGCCCGGCAGGACGCCGACCAGGAAGCCCAGGCCGGTGCCGCGCAGCGCCGGGGCGGCGGACCGCCGCAGCTCCTTGCGGGTCACCAGCAGGTCCCGGAAGCCGGCCTTGATCGGGGCCTCGCCACCGCGCCGGATCTGGTGCAGCACCTCGCCGATGGCGAAGATCCCGATCATCACCGCCACGAAGGACAGGCCGCCGAGCAGGTTGATGCTGCCGAAGGTGAACCGGGCGGTGGAGAACCCGGCGGCGACCCCGACCATCGAGATGAGCAGGCCGACCGCGGCCATCGTGATGCCGCGGAGCACGTTCTCCCCGGCGAAGGACACGATGGTGGCCAGGCCCAGCATGATGATCGCCAGGTTCTCCGGTGGCCCGAAGTTGAGCGCCCAGTCCGCGATCGGCTGGGCCAGCGCCATCAGACCGATCAGCGACAGGATCGCCGCGACGAAGGAGGACAGGGCGGAGATGGCCAGCGCGGCCCCGGCTCTGCCCTTGCGGGCCATCTGGTAGCCGTCGAGGGTGAGCACCACGCTGGAGGAGTCACCGGGTGTGGAGATCAGGATGGAGCTGGTGGAGGCACCGTACTGGCTGCCGTAGTAGATCCCAGCCAGCATGATCAGCGCGGTGACCGGCTCCAGGGTGAGCGTGACCGGGAGCAGGATCGCCACACCGGTCGCCGAGCCCAGGCCGGGCATGACGCCGATCACGGTCCCGAGGACCACGCCGAGGAGGCAGAAGAGCAGGTTCTCCGGCGTGACGGCCGTCTCGAAGCCGAGTTGCAGGTTGTCGAGCATGGTCGATCCCCTCAGATGATGCCGAGCATGCCCGTGGGCAGCGGCACGCGCAGCCCCTGGACAAACACGAGGTAGAAGAAGGCGAGCGCCCCCAGCGTCGCCAGGAGCGAGGTGAGCCAGGGCCGGCGCTCGACGAAGATCAGGAGCGCCAGGGTCATCGCGCTCAGCGAGATCAGCAGACCGAGCACGGGGATCAGCAGGAGCGCGGCCAGGATGAGCGCGAAGATCTTCACCATCGCCGTGCTCCGCTGCCGCTGGGTGCGGCCGAAGGTGTCCAGCTCCTCACCCGCGGCAGCCTCCGGGGCCTCGGCGCCGGAGTACACCTCCTCGATGGCCGCCCTGGCCTCCTCCTCGACGTTCTCCACGGTCTCCATGAAGGAGCCCTCGATCGGGGAGGAACTGGCGAAGAACATCCGGATCAGCTCCAGGACGGCCGCCACCACGATGAAGCCGCCGGTCAGCACGGGCAGGAAGCCCGGGCCGACCTGGCCACCCTCCACGGTGAAGCCGTAGCCCAGGCCCATCACCACCGCGACGGCGCCGACCACGCCCAGGATGACCGTGCCGACGACGTCGGAGGTCTCCGGCCTGGGCCGGGTCGCCTGGTGCTCCGTCTCCTGTGCCGTCACCTCACTGGTCCTCGAGGATCGAGCCGACCGTCTCGTCGTTCTCCGCGAGGACGGCGGTGAAGTCGTCGCCGTATGCCGTGTTCGGCTGCATCATGTTGTCCTCGATGTAGCTGGTGTAGGCCTCGGACTCCTCGAACTCCTGCCCGATGCCGATCCAGTAGTCGCGCTCCGCGTCGGTGATCCCGCCGGGGGCCAGGACCCCACGGAACTGGGCCACGGCGATCCCCTCGATGCCCTGCTCGGCGGCGGTCTCCACGTCGGCGAGCAGGTCGTAGTCGTAGCGCTCCTCGCTGGCGGCGCACAGCGGACGGACGTCGCCCGACTCGATCTGACCGGCGACCTCACCGGGGTTGGTCGAGATGACCTCGACCTGACCGCCGAGCAGCGCGGTCAGCAGCTCGGCCCCGGACTCGAACGGCACGCGGTCGAGCTCGACGCCGGTCTCGTTCTCCAGCAGCGAGAAGACCAGGTTGTCCAGGCCGGTGGCCCCGGAGATGCCGATCACGGTGCGCTCGCTCTCGGCCTTCTCGACCAGGTCGGCGCAGGTCTGCAGCGGGGAGTCGTCCTTGACCACGAGCAGGGTGAAGTCCTGCCCGAGCATCATGATCGGGGTGAAGTCCTCGTAGGTGTACTCCACGTCCTGGGTGATCGGCACCGCGATCAGCGCGGTCTCGGTGGCCAGCAGGACGTTGGGGTTGCCATTCTCCCCGAGGAAGTTGGAGTAGCCGACGGCGCTCGAGCCGCCCTCGATGTTCTCGACCGTGATGGTGACGCCCGATGCGTCCTCGAAGCCGGCGGCCGTGGCCCGCCCGGCGATGTCGCTGCCGCCGCCGGCGGCGAACGGCACGATCATCCGCACGTTGCCCGTGGGCTCGAAGTCGCCGTCCTCGCCACCGCCGCCACCACCTCCGCCGGCGTTGGTGTTGCCGCAAGCGCTGAGCACCAGCGCGGAGCCGGCGAGCGCGACGAGGTAGGCCTTGCCGTGGGCCCGGGTGTGGTTGGTCATTGCTATCTCCCTTGATAGGTCGGGTCGTGGGTGGTGATCAGGGGTCGGTGGGGGGCGCCGCGGGGTCCTGCGCGGCGTACTGCTTCTTCAGGGACTCCAGCCAGCGCCTGGACTGCAGGGTCGCGCCGTCGAGGCGGTCGACCACGTCGAGCAGGAAGGTCTGGTGGCCGTGCTGCTCCATCTCGCGCAGCACCTCCGCCCGGCTGCCGGTCTCGATCACCCGCAGGAGCCGGCGGTGCCGCTCGACGTTGCCCTCGAGGTCCTCCAGGCTGCGCCGGGCCTTGTTGTTCATCGCCATGCACAGCTGCAGCTGCATCGCCATCGCCCGGTAGGTGTCCTCCATCCTCCGGTGGCCGGCCAGCCCGACGACGGCGATGTGGAACTCGAACCCGGCCAGCGCCATCGCGCCCTCGTCCCCGGTCGGGACGACGGCCTCCATGTCGCGGATCCGGGCGTGGCAGCGGGCGAGACGCTCCGGCTCCAGCTCCTCGCCGGTGCCGGCCAGGTCCAGGGCCATCCGCTCCAGCTCCACCCGGAGGGTGACGATCTCGTAGACGTCGTGCTGGGTCAGCGGCACGACGCGGGCCCCCCGCCGCGGCACCCGCTCGACGAGTCCGGCCACCTCGAGGCTCTTCAGCGCCTCCCGCACGGGCGGCCGGGAGATCCCCAGCTCGTCGCAGATCCGCTCCTCGACCAGCCGCTCACCGGGCAGGTAGTCCCCCGACAGGATCGCCCGCTCCAGGCGCTCCCGGGCCAGCACCGCCAGGGACGGCGGGGCCACGATCGCGGACGCGGCGTGCATCGTCGCCATGGCGGGCTACCTCCTTGGAACCGCGGCTAGACCAATATCCTGTTTCGTATACAGTGTGCGAGACCCTAACGCAGGCTTCCCCCGCACGCAATGGCGCAGGCGCATACCGAGGAGCAGAAGTGGACGACACCGCAGCCGGGCCGCTGGCCGGCATCACCGTTCTCGAGGTGGGGGTCTTCATGGCCGGCCCGTTCGGGACCATGCAGCTCGCCGACCTCGGCGCCCGGGTGCTGAAGGTCGAGACGCCCGGCAGCGGGGACCAGACCCGCGCCACCGGCCCGCACCTCGAGGGTGAGAGCTCCCCCTTCCTCCGGCTCAACCGCAACAAGGAGTCGCTCGCCCTGGACCTGAAGTCCGCGGCCGGCAAGGCCGCCTTCCTGCGGCTCGCCGAGACCGCCGACGTGCTGGTGGAGAACCTCCGGCCCGGCGCCATGTCCCGGCTCGGGCTCGGCTACGAGGACCTCGCGGCGATCAACCCGCAGCTGATCTACGCCTCCGCCTCCGGCTGGGGCCAGGACGGTCCGCTGAGCAGCCTGCCCGGCCTCGACATCATGGCCCAGGCACGCAGCGGGCTGATGAGCATCACTGGCCACCCCGGCATGCCGCCCGCCAAGGTCGGCGTCCCGATCTGCGACCTGACGGCCGGCCTCTACACCGCGCTGTCGATCACCGCCGCGCTGCACGAGCGGACCCGCTCGGGCCGCGGCCAGCGGATCGACGTCTCGCTGCTGGAGAGCGGTGTCTCGTATGCCGTGTGGGAGGCCGGCGCCTACTTCGCCGACGGCACGGTGGGCGGCCCCAACGGCTCGGCCCACCAGAACCAGGCGCCCTACCAGGCGGTCGTCTCCCGCGACGGCTACGTGACCATCGGCGCCAACACCCCGCGGAACTGGGAGGCGTTCTGCACCGCCCTGGGGCTGGACCACCTGCGGGAGGACCCCCGCTACTCGAGTTCCTGGGAACGGCTGCAGCACAAGGACACCCTGATCCCCGCCATCGAGCAGAGGACCGGGGAGCTGACCACGGCGGAGGTCGTCGAGCTGCTCAACGCCGCCGGGGTGCCGTGCGCCCCGATCAGCGACTACAGCCAGGTATTCACCGACGAGCACCTGCACGCCCGGGAGTTCTTCTGGGACAGCGAGCACGACCGGGCGGGGACGATCGAGCAGATCGGCTCGCCGATGCGGTTCTCCCGCACCCCCACCGTCCGTCGCAGCGCCGGCCCGTCCCTGGGCAGCGACACGCGCCGGGTGCTGGCCGAGGCCGGCCTGACCCCGGAGGAGCTGGACGAGGTCGCCCCCGTCCCCGCCGACGACTGACCAGGACCAT contains:
- a CDS encoding tripartite tricarboxylate transporter permease, whose product is MLDNLQLGFETAVTPENLLFCLLGVVLGTVIGVMPGLGSATGVAILLPVTLTLEPVTALIMLAGIYYGSQYGASTSSILISTPGDSSSVVLTLDGYQMARKGRAGAALAISALSSFVAAILSLIGLMALAQPIADWALNFGPPENLAIIMLGLATIVSFAGENVLRGITMAAVGLLISMVGVAAGFSTARFTFGSINLLGGLSFVAVMIGIFAIGEVLHQIRRGGEAPIKAGFRDLLVTRKELRRSAAPALRGTGLGFLVGVLPGAGATLATFMSYGVEKQVSKHKDEIGKGAPEGVAGPEAANNAAANASFIPTLALGIPGSGTTAILLGAFVIFGLQPGPLLFEQQPDLVWGLLVSFFFGNLILLALNLPLAPVFAQILRIPYSYLYPMVIFVSMVGAFALGNNTFTMWVVFVAGLLGYFMKRFNFPAAPLVLGLVLGPLLERALVQTSAMGDGNLFIVFQRPLSGTLMVVALLAISAPLIGSLLRRRTARKERTTIDA
- a CDS encoding tripartite tricarboxylate transporter TctB family protein, which produces MTAQETEHQATRPRPETSDVVGTVILGVVGAVAVVMGLGYGFTVEGGQVGPGFLPVLTGGFIVVAAVLELIRMFFASSSPIEGSFMETVENVEEEARAAIEEVYSGAEAPEAAAGEELDTFGRTQRQRSTAMVKIFALILAALLLIPVLGLLISLSAMTLALLIFVERRPWLTSLLATLGALAFFYLVFVQGLRVPLPTGMLGII
- a CDS encoding tripartite tricarboxylate transporter substrate binding protein, whose protein sequence is MTNHTRAHGKAYLVALAGSALVLSACGNTNAGGGGGGGGEDGDFEPTGNVRMIVPFAAGGGSDIAGRATAAGFEDASGVTITVENIEGGSSAVGYSNFLGENGNPNVLLATETALIAVPITQDVEYTYEDFTPIMMLGQDFTLLVVKDDSPLQTCADLVEKAESERTVIGISGATGLDNLVFSLLENETGVELDRVPFESGAELLTALLGGQVEVISTNPGEVAGQIESGDVRPLCAASEERYDYDLLADVETAAEQGIEGIAVAQFRGVLAPGGITDAERDYWIGIGQEFEESEAYTSYIEDNMMQPNTAYGDDFTAVLAENDETVGSILEDQ
- a CDS encoding GntR family transcriptional regulator — its product is MATMHAASAIVAPPSLAVLARERLERAILSGDYLPGERLVEERICDELGISRPPVREALKSLEVAGLVERVPRRGARVVPLTQHDVYEIVTLRVELERMALDLAGTGEELEPERLARCHARIRDMEAVVPTGDEGAMALAGFEFHIAVVGLAGHRRMEDTYRAMAMQLQLCMAMNNKARRSLEDLEGNVERHRRLLRVIETGSRAEVLREMEQHGHQTFLLDVVDRLDGATLQSRRWLESLKKQYAAQDPAAPPTDP
- a CDS encoding CaiB/BaiF CoA transferase family protein, with protein sequence MDDTAAGPLAGITVLEVGVFMAGPFGTMQLADLGARVLKVETPGSGDQTRATGPHLEGESSPFLRLNRNKESLALDLKSAAGKAAFLRLAETADVLVENLRPGAMSRLGLGYEDLAAINPQLIYASASGWGQDGPLSSLPGLDIMAQARSGLMSITGHPGMPPAKVGVPICDLTAGLYTALSITAALHERTRSGRGQRIDVSLLESGVSYAVWEAGAYFADGTVGGPNGSAHQNQAPYQAVVSRDGYVTIGANTPRNWEAFCTALGLDHLREDPRYSSSWERLQHKDTLIPAIEQRTGELTTAEVVELLNAAGVPCAPISDYSQVFTDEHLHAREFFWDSEHDRAGTIEQIGSPMRFSRTPTVRRSAGPSLGSDTRRVLAEAGLTPEELDEVAPVPADD